In the Syngnathus scovelli strain Florida chromosome 8, RoL_Ssco_1.2, whole genome shotgun sequence genome, one interval contains:
- the LOC125974081 gene encoding nck-associated protein 5-like isoform X2, protein MEESAPSLLQNQDSSEGPKDKLLEEMWKQQDSLEAPAPSQTSPQAPDEDSDEGASVLRRLRALEAENSALSLENRNQRKQYERCLDEVANQVVQALLAQKDLKEECVKLRTRVFDLEQQNRLLSVFFQQRVGTAPSPPPPPLPQEIQRNGKVSIGVGRWPGLLSLTCPRGSRGGGRLPSSGAGSRTWAEGRGPSKQQRVAGWDPETSAGPLGARPADLQRLQSSVSKENRTTASDEGISLPGVKMNPSGTNKNVVGGISHESGNHWRISQESGGHMSGEVQSHHGAEEPLTATTDNAIFSAEAPENLKEHPRAESHNSGVTLSDSNNNPEPSGDRKSRLDRPDSRARDADPGARHSAAKALSCVSEARQRSSSAEVPRHGDGVSRNPKPKAQLCDSARKAFILRSKSADAGAEQHKQVRSPLHQNLIPGHKSGCPNKRANHGKAHSLNHEAEKDDDSKSLERVQQRSPLASPVKSASLTADGEDSKAPAAQPQAATVHPERLADPSASSEPGSPPALLPPGRTASLLLRTASDSGQVNDPPCAGKSASVRQSDFSVDNQVVLNGHSPRPPPAAPHLESEPGVGRAAAYHGGTVAPKPNVLQRSQQSISEPKLSQVPPQTYADVYYAKCQSAASRAAKTSLPANARSHEAISGAESATFFTFARPQNREDPEPWAKGVQSYQTYICEAHVMKERKTEETRCSSLDSEPGGGGGVTPDWGLDEEGWLFKRSVSVSTRPPLKPVMGMNGAKARSQSFGARYAERPGFNRSGKVRTQIKTHSGSSLNSLGDVLPGSVSCSASYHCPLNRSLLNNFLMEEGPALPPWPGSSGERLQRRLQIEQQFRSAFGEPVCEEAERRSAVTAIEEKVMLGIEENLHKSQEQERSSQVKHKSGSALANWFGFRKGKLPAKTDVAKAKEEKRDPKISSLLGGGKQTKTDKKRERRKSDGKDCSAGRRESHDAVRACIAVPCPRGDIIGDAQRGEGEKAALMASALQDAVTGSGCQMRTLDSGIGTIPLPESCSFFSSILHLLPKSSSSSTPGPEAQPPVAGSSGEEASPLPRWRIPSAFRDHGAPPSLSAPDRSPPFPSVAFLRAQPQAVVTPACRRRRRQRVCDPRDATRREPQGEMEAKRLTYMKSKSRAAQQKEQSRLQLAN, encoded by the exons ATGGAGGAGAGCGCGCCAAGCCTCCTGCAGAACCAGGACTCATCGGAGGGCCCCAAG GACAAACTTTTGGAGGAGATGTGGAAGCAGCAGGACAGCCTGGAGGCTCCGGCGCCTTCGCAAACGTCGCCGCAGGCTCCGGACGAGGACTCCGACGAAGGCGCTTCCGTGCTCCGGCGCCTCAGAGCGCTGGAG GCCGAGAACTCGGCTCTCTCCTTGGAAAACCGCAACCAGAGGAAGCAGTACGAACGCTGCCTAGATGAG GTGGCCAACCAGGTGGTCCAGGCTCTCCTCGCTCAAAAG GACTTGAAAGAGGAATGCGTCAAGCTGCGTACGCGTGTCTTTGACTTGGAGCAGCAGAACCGCCTCCTGAGCGTCTTCTTCCAACAGCGAGTCGGCACCGCGCcgagcccgccgccgccgccgctgccacaG GAAATCCAAAGGAATGGAAAAGTGTCGATTGGCGTGGGGAGGTGGCCCGGTCTTTTGAGTCTAACGTGCCCACGTGGCAGCAGAGGCGGCGGCCGTCTGCCGTCGTCCGGTGCCGGATCGCGCACGTGGGCGGAGGGGCGGGGCCCGTCCAAACAACAG CGCGTCGCCGGCTGGGACCCCGAGACCAGCGCCGGCCCCCTTGGCGCTCGTCCGGCAGACCTCCAGCGTCTTCAGAGCAGCGTCTCAAAGGAGAACCGCACGACTGCGTCCGACGAGGGCATCTCCTTGCCGGGCGTCAAAATGAACCCGTCGGGGACAAACAAAAACGTGGTCGGAGGCATCAGCCACGAGAGCGGCAACCACTGGCGTATCAGTCAGGAATCCGGTGGCCACATGTCAGGAGAAGTCCAGAGCCACCACGGGGCAGAAGAACCTCTCACCGCCACCACAGACAACGCCATCTTCTCAGCAGAGGCGCCGGAGAACTTAAAAGAGCACCCGCGAGCGGAAAGCCACAACTCTGGCGTCACCTTGAGCGACAGCAACAACAACCCGGAACCATCCGGCGACCGCAAATCCCGGCTGGACCGCCCGGATTCCCGGGCCAGAGACGCCGACCCCGGCGCGCGCCATTCTGCCGCCAAAGCTTTGAGCTGCGTGAGCGAGGCCCGGCAGCGCAGCTCTTCGGCCGAGGTCCCTCGCCACGGCGACGGCGTTTCCAGGAACCCCAAGCCCAAAGCGCAGCTCTGCGACTCGGCCAGGAAGGCCTTCATCCTGCGCAGCAAGAGCGCCGACGCCGGAGCGGAACAGCACAAACAGGTCCGCTCGCCTCTGCATCAAAACCTCATCCCGGGTCACAAGTCCGGGTGCCCCAACAAACGGGCCAATCACGGAAAAGCGCACAGTTTGAATCACGAGGCGGAAAAGGACGACGACTCCAAGTCTTTGGAGCGCGTGCAACAGCGCTCCCCCCTGGCGTCGCCGGTCAAAAGCGCGTCGCTGACGGCCGACGGTGAAGATTCAAAGGCTCCGGCGGCGCAGCCGCAAGCCGCCACCGTTCACCCGGAGCGACTCGCCGACCCGTCGGCCTCTTCGGAGCCGGGCTCCCCGCCCGCCCTGCTCCCGCCGGGTCGGACCGCCTCGCTCCTGCTCAGGACCGCGTCGGACTCCGGACAAGTGAACGATCCTCCGTGCGCGGGCAAGAGCGCGTCCGTTCGCCAGAGCGACTTTTCAGTCGACAATCAAGTGGTCCTCAACGGCCATTCGCCCAGGCCGCCGCCGGCCGCCCCCCACCTTGAATCGGAACCGGGGGTCGGGAGAGCCGCCGCGTACCACGGCGGAACGGTGGCGCCAAAGCCCAACGTTTTGCAAAGGTCTCAGCAGAGCATCAGCGAGCCCAAACTTTCCCAAGTCCCGCCTCAGACGTACGCCGACGTCTACTACGCCAAGTGCCAGAGTGCTGCTTCCAGAGCTGCCAAAACGTCCCTTCCCGCCAACGCCAGATCCCACGAGGCGATCTCGGGAGCGGAAAGCGCTACCTTTTTCACGTTCGCCCGTCCGCAGAACAGGGAGGATCCCGAGCCGTGGGCCAAAGGCGTCCAAAGCTACCAGACGTACATTTGCGAGGCGCACGTGATGAAGGAACGCAAGACGGAGGAGACCCGTTGCAGTTCTCTGGATTCCGagcccggcggcggcggcggcgtgacGCCGGACTGGGGCTTGGACGAGGAAGGCTGGCTCTTCAAGCGTTCCGTCTCGGTGTCCACCAGACCCCCGTTGAAGCCGGTAATGGGCATGAACGGGGCCAAGGCCCGGAGCCAAAGCTTTGGCGCTCGCTACGCCGAGCGCCCCGGCTTCAATCGCTCCGGCAAGGTGCGCACTCAGATCAAAACGCACTCCGggagctccctcaactccctggGCGACGTTCTGCCGGGAAGCGTGAGCTGCTCCGCCAGCTACCACTGCCCCTTGAACCGATCGCTCCTCAACAACTTCCTGATGGAGGAAGGCCCGGCGCTTCCTCCGTGGCCGGGCTCGTCCGGCGAAAGGCTCCAGAGACGCCTGCAGATCGAGCAGCAGTTCCGCAGCGCCTTCGGCGAACCCGTCTGCGAAGAAGCCGAGAGGCGGAGCGCCGTCACCGCCATCGAGGAGAAGGTGATGCTCGGCATCGAGGAGAACTTGCACAAGTCTCAGGAGCAGGAGAGGAGCAGCCAGGTCAAGCACAAGTCCGGATCGGCCCTGGCCAACTGGTTCGGTTTCCGCAAGGGGAAGCTTCCGGCCAAGACGGACGTGGCCAAGGCCAAAGAGGAGAAGAGGGATCCCAAGATCAGCTCGCTGCTGGGTGGGGGGAAGCAGACCAAGACGGACAAGAAGAGAGAGCGGAGAAAAAGCGACGGAAAAGACTG CTCGGCGGGAAGGAGAGAGTCGCACGATGCGGTGCGAGCGTGCATCGCCGTGCCCTGCCCGCGCGGTGACATCATCGGGGACGCGCAG AGAGGAGAGGGGGAAAAGGCGGCCCTGATGGCCAGCGCCCTGCAGGACGCCGTCACGG GGTCCGGCTGCCAGATGCGAACCTTGGACAGCGGAATCGGGACCATCCCCCTCCCCGAATCCTGCTCCTTCTTCTCCTCCATCCTGCACCTCCTCCCCAAGTCGTCCTCATCATCAACCCCTGGGCCCGAAGCCCAGCCGCCCGTCGCGGGCTCCTCCGGCGAGGAGGCGTCCCCGCTCCCCCGCTGGAGGATCCCCTCGGCTTTTCGGGACCACGGGGCGCCCCCTTCTCTGTCCGCCCCCGACCGGTCGCCGCCTTTCCCCTCCGTGGCCTTCCTCCGAGCCCAACCTCAAGCCGTTGTGACGCCTGCCTGCCGccggcgccgccgccagcgcgtgTGCGATCCCCGCGACGCAACCCGGAGAGAGCCGCAAG GTGAAATGGAAGCAAAGAGGCTGACCTACATGAAAAGCAAGAGCAGGGCGGCCCAGCAGAAGGAGCAGAGCAGGCTGCAGCTGGCCAACT AG
- the LOC125974081 gene encoding nck-associated protein 5-like isoform X1 produces MEESAPSLLQNQDSSEGPKVDPLDLMKAYKDKLLEEMWKQQDSLEAPAPSQTSPQAPDEDSDEGASVLRRLRALEAENSALSLENRNQRKQYERCLDEVANQVVQALLAQKDLKEECVKLRTRVFDLEQQNRLLSVFFQQRVGTAPSPPPPPLPQEIQRNGKVSIGVGRWPGLLSLTCPRGSRGGGRLPSSGAGSRTWAEGRGPSKQQRVAGWDPETSAGPLGARPADLQRLQSSVSKENRTTASDEGISLPGVKMNPSGTNKNVVGGISHESGNHWRISQESGGHMSGEVQSHHGAEEPLTATTDNAIFSAEAPENLKEHPRAESHNSGVTLSDSNNNPEPSGDRKSRLDRPDSRARDADPGARHSAAKALSCVSEARQRSSSAEVPRHGDGVSRNPKPKAQLCDSARKAFILRSKSADAGAEQHKQVRSPLHQNLIPGHKSGCPNKRANHGKAHSLNHEAEKDDDSKSLERVQQRSPLASPVKSASLTADGEDSKAPAAQPQAATVHPERLADPSASSEPGSPPALLPPGRTASLLLRTASDSGQVNDPPCAGKSASVRQSDFSVDNQVVLNGHSPRPPPAAPHLESEPGVGRAAAYHGGTVAPKPNVLQRSQQSISEPKLSQVPPQTYADVYYAKCQSAASRAAKTSLPANARSHEAISGAESATFFTFARPQNREDPEPWAKGVQSYQTYICEAHVMKERKTEETRCSSLDSEPGGGGGVTPDWGLDEEGWLFKRSVSVSTRPPLKPVMGMNGAKARSQSFGARYAERPGFNRSGKVRTQIKTHSGSSLNSLGDVLPGSVSCSASYHCPLNRSLLNNFLMEEGPALPPWPGSSGERLQRRLQIEQQFRSAFGEPVCEEAERRSAVTAIEEKVMLGIEENLHKSQEQERSSQVKHKSGSALANWFGFRKGKLPAKTDVAKAKEEKRDPKISSLLGGGKQTKTDKKRERRKSDGKDCSAGRRESHDAVRACIAVPCPRGDIIGDAQRGEGEKAALMASALQDAVTGSGCQMRTLDSGIGTIPLPESCSFFSSILHLLPKSSSSSTPGPEAQPPVAGSSGEEASPLPRWRIPSAFRDHGAPPSLSAPDRSPPFPSVAFLRAQPQAVVTPACRRRRRQRVCDPRDATRREPQGEMEAKRLTYMKSKSRAAQQKEQSRLQLAN; encoded by the exons ATGGAGGAGAGCGCGCCAAGCCTCCTGCAGAACCAGGACTCATCGGAGGGCCCCAAGGTGGACCCACTGGACCTGATGAAAGCATATAAG GACAAACTTTTGGAGGAGATGTGGAAGCAGCAGGACAGCCTGGAGGCTCCGGCGCCTTCGCAAACGTCGCCGCAGGCTCCGGACGAGGACTCCGACGAAGGCGCTTCCGTGCTCCGGCGCCTCAGAGCGCTGGAG GCCGAGAACTCGGCTCTCTCCTTGGAAAACCGCAACCAGAGGAAGCAGTACGAACGCTGCCTAGATGAG GTGGCCAACCAGGTGGTCCAGGCTCTCCTCGCTCAAAAG GACTTGAAAGAGGAATGCGTCAAGCTGCGTACGCGTGTCTTTGACTTGGAGCAGCAGAACCGCCTCCTGAGCGTCTTCTTCCAACAGCGAGTCGGCACCGCGCcgagcccgccgccgccgccgctgccacaG GAAATCCAAAGGAATGGAAAAGTGTCGATTGGCGTGGGGAGGTGGCCCGGTCTTTTGAGTCTAACGTGCCCACGTGGCAGCAGAGGCGGCGGCCGTCTGCCGTCGTCCGGTGCCGGATCGCGCACGTGGGCGGAGGGGCGGGGCCCGTCCAAACAACAG CGCGTCGCCGGCTGGGACCCCGAGACCAGCGCCGGCCCCCTTGGCGCTCGTCCGGCAGACCTCCAGCGTCTTCAGAGCAGCGTCTCAAAGGAGAACCGCACGACTGCGTCCGACGAGGGCATCTCCTTGCCGGGCGTCAAAATGAACCCGTCGGGGACAAACAAAAACGTGGTCGGAGGCATCAGCCACGAGAGCGGCAACCACTGGCGTATCAGTCAGGAATCCGGTGGCCACATGTCAGGAGAAGTCCAGAGCCACCACGGGGCAGAAGAACCTCTCACCGCCACCACAGACAACGCCATCTTCTCAGCAGAGGCGCCGGAGAACTTAAAAGAGCACCCGCGAGCGGAAAGCCACAACTCTGGCGTCACCTTGAGCGACAGCAACAACAACCCGGAACCATCCGGCGACCGCAAATCCCGGCTGGACCGCCCGGATTCCCGGGCCAGAGACGCCGACCCCGGCGCGCGCCATTCTGCCGCCAAAGCTTTGAGCTGCGTGAGCGAGGCCCGGCAGCGCAGCTCTTCGGCCGAGGTCCCTCGCCACGGCGACGGCGTTTCCAGGAACCCCAAGCCCAAAGCGCAGCTCTGCGACTCGGCCAGGAAGGCCTTCATCCTGCGCAGCAAGAGCGCCGACGCCGGAGCGGAACAGCACAAACAGGTCCGCTCGCCTCTGCATCAAAACCTCATCCCGGGTCACAAGTCCGGGTGCCCCAACAAACGGGCCAATCACGGAAAAGCGCACAGTTTGAATCACGAGGCGGAAAAGGACGACGACTCCAAGTCTTTGGAGCGCGTGCAACAGCGCTCCCCCCTGGCGTCGCCGGTCAAAAGCGCGTCGCTGACGGCCGACGGTGAAGATTCAAAGGCTCCGGCGGCGCAGCCGCAAGCCGCCACCGTTCACCCGGAGCGACTCGCCGACCCGTCGGCCTCTTCGGAGCCGGGCTCCCCGCCCGCCCTGCTCCCGCCGGGTCGGACCGCCTCGCTCCTGCTCAGGACCGCGTCGGACTCCGGACAAGTGAACGATCCTCCGTGCGCGGGCAAGAGCGCGTCCGTTCGCCAGAGCGACTTTTCAGTCGACAATCAAGTGGTCCTCAACGGCCATTCGCCCAGGCCGCCGCCGGCCGCCCCCCACCTTGAATCGGAACCGGGGGTCGGGAGAGCCGCCGCGTACCACGGCGGAACGGTGGCGCCAAAGCCCAACGTTTTGCAAAGGTCTCAGCAGAGCATCAGCGAGCCCAAACTTTCCCAAGTCCCGCCTCAGACGTACGCCGACGTCTACTACGCCAAGTGCCAGAGTGCTGCTTCCAGAGCTGCCAAAACGTCCCTTCCCGCCAACGCCAGATCCCACGAGGCGATCTCGGGAGCGGAAAGCGCTACCTTTTTCACGTTCGCCCGTCCGCAGAACAGGGAGGATCCCGAGCCGTGGGCCAAAGGCGTCCAAAGCTACCAGACGTACATTTGCGAGGCGCACGTGATGAAGGAACGCAAGACGGAGGAGACCCGTTGCAGTTCTCTGGATTCCGagcccggcggcggcggcggcgtgacGCCGGACTGGGGCTTGGACGAGGAAGGCTGGCTCTTCAAGCGTTCCGTCTCGGTGTCCACCAGACCCCCGTTGAAGCCGGTAATGGGCATGAACGGGGCCAAGGCCCGGAGCCAAAGCTTTGGCGCTCGCTACGCCGAGCGCCCCGGCTTCAATCGCTCCGGCAAGGTGCGCACTCAGATCAAAACGCACTCCGggagctccctcaactccctggGCGACGTTCTGCCGGGAAGCGTGAGCTGCTCCGCCAGCTACCACTGCCCCTTGAACCGATCGCTCCTCAACAACTTCCTGATGGAGGAAGGCCCGGCGCTTCCTCCGTGGCCGGGCTCGTCCGGCGAAAGGCTCCAGAGACGCCTGCAGATCGAGCAGCAGTTCCGCAGCGCCTTCGGCGAACCCGTCTGCGAAGAAGCCGAGAGGCGGAGCGCCGTCACCGCCATCGAGGAGAAGGTGATGCTCGGCATCGAGGAGAACTTGCACAAGTCTCAGGAGCAGGAGAGGAGCAGCCAGGTCAAGCACAAGTCCGGATCGGCCCTGGCCAACTGGTTCGGTTTCCGCAAGGGGAAGCTTCCGGCCAAGACGGACGTGGCCAAGGCCAAAGAGGAGAAGAGGGATCCCAAGATCAGCTCGCTGCTGGGTGGGGGGAAGCAGACCAAGACGGACAAGAAGAGAGAGCGGAGAAAAAGCGACGGAAAAGACTG CTCGGCGGGAAGGAGAGAGTCGCACGATGCGGTGCGAGCGTGCATCGCCGTGCCCTGCCCGCGCGGTGACATCATCGGGGACGCGCAG AGAGGAGAGGGGGAAAAGGCGGCCCTGATGGCCAGCGCCCTGCAGGACGCCGTCACGG GGTCCGGCTGCCAGATGCGAACCTTGGACAGCGGAATCGGGACCATCCCCCTCCCCGAATCCTGCTCCTTCTTCTCCTCCATCCTGCACCTCCTCCCCAAGTCGTCCTCATCATCAACCCCTGGGCCCGAAGCCCAGCCGCCCGTCGCGGGCTCCTCCGGCGAGGAGGCGTCCCCGCTCCCCCGCTGGAGGATCCCCTCGGCTTTTCGGGACCACGGGGCGCCCCCTTCTCTGTCCGCCCCCGACCGGTCGCCGCCTTTCCCCTCCGTGGCCTTCCTCCGAGCCCAACCTCAAGCCGTTGTGACGCCTGCCTGCCGccggcgccgccgccagcgcgtgTGCGATCCCCGCGACGCAACCCGGAGAGAGCCGCAAG GTGAAATGGAAGCAAAGAGGCTGACCTACATGAAAAGCAAGAGCAGGGCGGCCCAGCAGAAGGAGCAGAGCAGGCTGCAGCTGGCCAACT AG
- the LOC125974081 gene encoding nck-associated protein 5 isoform X5 has product MEESAPSLLQNQDSSEGPKVDPLDLMKAYKDKLLEEMWKQQDSLEAPAPSQTSPQAPDEDSDEGASVLRRLRALEAENSALSLENRNQRKQYERCLDEVANQVVQALLAQKDLKEECVKLRTRVFDLEQQNRLLSVFFQQRVGTAPSPPPPPLPQEIQRNGKVSIGVGRWPGLLSLTCPRGSRGGGRLPSSGAGSRTWAEGRGPSKQQRVAGWDPETSAGPLGARPADLQRLQSSVSKENRTTASDEGISLPGVKMNPSGTNKNVVGGISHESGNHWRISQESGGHMSGEVQSHHGAEEPLTATTDNAIFSAEAPENLKEHPRAESHNSGVTLSDSNNNPEPSGDRKSRLDRPDSRARDADPGARHSAAKALSCVSEARQRSSSAEVPRHGDGVSRNPKPKAQLCDSARKAFILRSKSADAGAEQHKQVRSPLHQNLIPGHKSGCPNKRANHGKAHSLNHEAEKDDDSKSLERVQQRSPLASPVKSASLTADGEDSKAPAAQPQAATVHPERLADPSASSEPGSPPALLPPGRTASLLLRTASDSGQVNDPPCAGKSASVRQSDFSVDNQVVLNGHSPRPPPAAPHLESEPGVGRAAAYHGGTVAPKPNVLQRSQQSISEPKLSQVPPQTYADVYYAKCQSAASRAAKTSLPANARSHEAISGAESATFFTFARPQNREDPEPWAKGVQSYQTYICEAHVMKERKTEETRCSSLDSEPGGGGGVTPDWGLDEEGWLFKRSVSVSTRPPLKPVMGMNGAKARSQSFGARYAERPGFNRSGKVRTQIKTHSGSSLNSLGDVLPGSVSCSASYHCPLNRSLLNNFLMEEGPALPPWPGSSGERLQRRLQIEQQFRSAFGEPVCEEAERRSAVTAIEEKVMLGIEENLHKSQEQERSSQVKHKSGSALANWFGFRKGKLPAKTDVAKAKEEKRDPKISSLLGGGKQTKTDKKRERRKSDGKDCSAGRRESHDAVRACIAVPCPRGDIIGDAQRGEGEKAALMASALQDAVTERSKEHF; this is encoded by the exons ATGGAGGAGAGCGCGCCAAGCCTCCTGCAGAACCAGGACTCATCGGAGGGCCCCAAGGTGGACCCACTGGACCTGATGAAAGCATATAAG GACAAACTTTTGGAGGAGATGTGGAAGCAGCAGGACAGCCTGGAGGCTCCGGCGCCTTCGCAAACGTCGCCGCAGGCTCCGGACGAGGACTCCGACGAAGGCGCTTCCGTGCTCCGGCGCCTCAGAGCGCTGGAG GCCGAGAACTCGGCTCTCTCCTTGGAAAACCGCAACCAGAGGAAGCAGTACGAACGCTGCCTAGATGAG GTGGCCAACCAGGTGGTCCAGGCTCTCCTCGCTCAAAAG GACTTGAAAGAGGAATGCGTCAAGCTGCGTACGCGTGTCTTTGACTTGGAGCAGCAGAACCGCCTCCTGAGCGTCTTCTTCCAACAGCGAGTCGGCACCGCGCcgagcccgccgccgccgccgctgccacaG GAAATCCAAAGGAATGGAAAAGTGTCGATTGGCGTGGGGAGGTGGCCCGGTCTTTTGAGTCTAACGTGCCCACGTGGCAGCAGAGGCGGCGGCCGTCTGCCGTCGTCCGGTGCCGGATCGCGCACGTGGGCGGAGGGGCGGGGCCCGTCCAAACAACAG CGCGTCGCCGGCTGGGACCCCGAGACCAGCGCCGGCCCCCTTGGCGCTCGTCCGGCAGACCTCCAGCGTCTTCAGAGCAGCGTCTCAAAGGAGAACCGCACGACTGCGTCCGACGAGGGCATCTCCTTGCCGGGCGTCAAAATGAACCCGTCGGGGACAAACAAAAACGTGGTCGGAGGCATCAGCCACGAGAGCGGCAACCACTGGCGTATCAGTCAGGAATCCGGTGGCCACATGTCAGGAGAAGTCCAGAGCCACCACGGGGCAGAAGAACCTCTCACCGCCACCACAGACAACGCCATCTTCTCAGCAGAGGCGCCGGAGAACTTAAAAGAGCACCCGCGAGCGGAAAGCCACAACTCTGGCGTCACCTTGAGCGACAGCAACAACAACCCGGAACCATCCGGCGACCGCAAATCCCGGCTGGACCGCCCGGATTCCCGGGCCAGAGACGCCGACCCCGGCGCGCGCCATTCTGCCGCCAAAGCTTTGAGCTGCGTGAGCGAGGCCCGGCAGCGCAGCTCTTCGGCCGAGGTCCCTCGCCACGGCGACGGCGTTTCCAGGAACCCCAAGCCCAAAGCGCAGCTCTGCGACTCGGCCAGGAAGGCCTTCATCCTGCGCAGCAAGAGCGCCGACGCCGGAGCGGAACAGCACAAACAGGTCCGCTCGCCTCTGCATCAAAACCTCATCCCGGGTCACAAGTCCGGGTGCCCCAACAAACGGGCCAATCACGGAAAAGCGCACAGTTTGAATCACGAGGCGGAAAAGGACGACGACTCCAAGTCTTTGGAGCGCGTGCAACAGCGCTCCCCCCTGGCGTCGCCGGTCAAAAGCGCGTCGCTGACGGCCGACGGTGAAGATTCAAAGGCTCCGGCGGCGCAGCCGCAAGCCGCCACCGTTCACCCGGAGCGACTCGCCGACCCGTCGGCCTCTTCGGAGCCGGGCTCCCCGCCCGCCCTGCTCCCGCCGGGTCGGACCGCCTCGCTCCTGCTCAGGACCGCGTCGGACTCCGGACAAGTGAACGATCCTCCGTGCGCGGGCAAGAGCGCGTCCGTTCGCCAGAGCGACTTTTCAGTCGACAATCAAGTGGTCCTCAACGGCCATTCGCCCAGGCCGCCGCCGGCCGCCCCCCACCTTGAATCGGAACCGGGGGTCGGGAGAGCCGCCGCGTACCACGGCGGAACGGTGGCGCCAAAGCCCAACGTTTTGCAAAGGTCTCAGCAGAGCATCAGCGAGCCCAAACTTTCCCAAGTCCCGCCTCAGACGTACGCCGACGTCTACTACGCCAAGTGCCAGAGTGCTGCTTCCAGAGCTGCCAAAACGTCCCTTCCCGCCAACGCCAGATCCCACGAGGCGATCTCGGGAGCGGAAAGCGCTACCTTTTTCACGTTCGCCCGTCCGCAGAACAGGGAGGATCCCGAGCCGTGGGCCAAAGGCGTCCAAAGCTACCAGACGTACATTTGCGAGGCGCACGTGATGAAGGAACGCAAGACGGAGGAGACCCGTTGCAGTTCTCTGGATTCCGagcccggcggcggcggcggcgtgacGCCGGACTGGGGCTTGGACGAGGAAGGCTGGCTCTTCAAGCGTTCCGTCTCGGTGTCCACCAGACCCCCGTTGAAGCCGGTAATGGGCATGAACGGGGCCAAGGCCCGGAGCCAAAGCTTTGGCGCTCGCTACGCCGAGCGCCCCGGCTTCAATCGCTCCGGCAAGGTGCGCACTCAGATCAAAACGCACTCCGggagctccctcaactccctggGCGACGTTCTGCCGGGAAGCGTGAGCTGCTCCGCCAGCTACCACTGCCCCTTGAACCGATCGCTCCTCAACAACTTCCTGATGGAGGAAGGCCCGGCGCTTCCTCCGTGGCCGGGCTCGTCCGGCGAAAGGCTCCAGAGACGCCTGCAGATCGAGCAGCAGTTCCGCAGCGCCTTCGGCGAACCCGTCTGCGAAGAAGCCGAGAGGCGGAGCGCCGTCACCGCCATCGAGGAGAAGGTGATGCTCGGCATCGAGGAGAACTTGCACAAGTCTCAGGAGCAGGAGAGGAGCAGCCAGGTCAAGCACAAGTCCGGATCGGCCCTGGCCAACTGGTTCGGTTTCCGCAAGGGGAAGCTTCCGGCCAAGACGGACGTGGCCAAGGCCAAAGAGGAGAAGAGGGATCCCAAGATCAGCTCGCTGCTGGGTGGGGGGAAGCAGACCAAGACGGACAAGAAGAGAGAGCGGAGAAAAAGCGACGGAAAAGACTG CTCGGCGGGAAGGAGAGAGTCGCACGATGCGGTGCGAGCGTGCATCGCCGTGCCCTGCCCGCGCGGTGACATCATCGGGGACGCGCAG AGAGGAGAGGGGGAAAAGGCGGCCCTGATGGCCAGCGCCCTGCAGGACGCCGTCACGG AAAGAAGTAAAGAgcacttttga